A window of Bacilli bacterium PM5-9 genomic DNA:
TTATCAGGTTGCTGGATTAAGCAATGTTCAAGAAACTGAATTATCGAGTGATGATATTTTGAAGGTAATGGATTATTCACTAATGAAAGTTGACAACAAGACAAAGGTACCAAACGATGCGTTTAAAGTAATGAATTTTTTGAATTTAAATAGAGAGTTAAAAAATATTATAGAAAAAGAATATGAAAAGGAGACAAACAATGGGCAAAATTGATATTGATACAACATTAGTTGATAAAGCACGTAGTGTTTCAAAAAAGATTGCTGATGATGTTCAAGGATTTGTAGATACTAATACAACTGTCGCTACTGAAAGAACGATTTGTCGTTTATTAGGTATTGATGGTGTTGATGAGATGGAAGTTCCATATCCAAATATTTTAGTTGATCACTTAGTGGAAAATAATAAATTAAGCCAAGGTGTATGCTTATATTTAGGAAATGCAATAATTCAAGAAGGATTAAGTGCACAAGAAATTGCTGAAAAAGTTGCTAAAGGTGAATTAAACATTTGTGAATTACCAATGGCAAGCTACAATGAAATTGTTGAAGTTGTTAATAAAGAGGCAAAAGCTACAGTAGCTAAAATTGCTGAAAATAGAGAAACAAGAACGAATTATTTAAATAAATATGGTGATAAAACTGGGCCATATTTATATGTAATTGTTGCAACAGGAAATATCTATGAAGATATTGTTCAAGCTAAGGCTGCTGCTCGTCAAGGTGCTGATATTATTGCAGTTATTAGAACAACTGGACAATCATTATTAGATTATGTTCCTTATGGACCTACGACTGAAGGTTTTGGTGGAACTTATGCAACTCAAGAAAACTTTAAAATTATGCGTAAAGCATTAGATGAAGTTGGTGCAGAACAAGGTCGTTATATTAGAATTTGTAACTACTGTTCAGGATTATGTATGCCTGAGATTGCTGCAATGGGTGCTTTTGAAAGATTAGATGTTATGTTAAATGATGCATTATATGGTATCTTATTTAGAGATATTAATATGAAAAGAACAATCGTTGACCAATATTTCTCTCGTATTATCAATGGATTTGCGGGTGTAATTATTAATACTGGTGAAGATAACTATTTAACTACTGCTGATGCAGTTGAAGAAGCTCATACAGTTCTTGCTTCACAATTTATTAATGAGCAATTTGCTTTAAATGCTGGTATGAGAGAAGAACAAATGGGATTAGGTCATGCTTTTGAAATTGATCCAGATACAAAAAATAGTTTTGTATTAGAATTAGCTCAAGCTCAAATGGTTCGTCAAATATTCCCTAAAGCTCCTTTAAAATATATGCCACCTACTAAATTTATGACTGGTAATATCTTTAAAGGTCAAGTACAAGATGCTTTATTCAACATGGTTACAATCATGACTGGACAAAAACTTCATTTACTTGGAATGTTAACAGAAGCTATTCATACACCATTTATTTCAGATCGTTATTTATCTATTGAAAATGCACAATATATCTTTGATGCAATGGAAGATTTAGGTAGTGAAATTGAATATAAAAAAGATGGTATTATGGAAAAAAGATGTGCTGAAGTATTAAAAAATGCTGTTGAACTATTAGAAGAAATTGATAGTTATGGATTATTTAATGCTTTAGAAAAAGGAATTTTTGCGAATGTTAAAAGACCAATTGATGGTGGTAAAGGATTATCTGGCGTTGTTGCAAAAGATGAGACATATTTCAATCCATTTATTGAGTTAATGAAAGGAGTGTACTAGTCATGTCACAATTTGATCCAAAAAATGTTTTACCTTATGGAGATACAATGAATGATGGAAAAGTACAACTATCTTTTTCATTACCAGTTAACAATGACCAAAAAGGTATTGAGGCTGCAAAATTAGTAGCTAAAAATATGGGACTTGAAAACCCATTAGTGCCGTATGCACATGCATTAGATGAAGGATTTACTTTCTATGTAGTATATGGTGAAATGAAAAAAGGTATCAACTATGATGATATTAAAGTTGTTGAAGTTGAAACTGATGTTATGGATATGCATGAAACAGATGATTTCATTAAAGAACATATTAAACGTAAAATTGTTGTAGTTGGAGCTTCAACTGGAACAGATGCACATACAGTAGGTATTGATGCAATTATGAATATGAAAGGTTTTGCTGG
This region includes:
- a CDS encoding beta-lysine 5,6-aminomutase alpha subunit (product_source=KO:K01844; ko=KO:K01844; pfam=PF09043; superfamily=51703), which produces MGKIDIDTTLVDKARSVSKKIADDVQGFVDTNTTVATERTICRLLGIDGVDEMEVPYPNILVDHLVENNKLSQGVCLYLGNAIIQEGLSAQEIAEKVAKGELNICELPMASYNEIVEVVNKEAKATVAKIAENRETRTNYLNKYGDKTGPYLYVIVATGNIYEDIVQAKAAARQGADIIAVIRTTGQSLLDYVPYGPTTEGFGGTYATQENFKIMRKALDEVGAEQGRYIRICNYCSGLCMPEIAAMGAFERLDVMLNDALYGILFRDINMKRTIVDQYFSRIINGFAGVIINTGEDNYLTTADAVEEAHTVLASQFINEQFALNAGMREEQMGLGHAFEIDPDTKNSFVLELAQAQMVRQIFPKAPLKYMPPTKFMTGNIFKGQVQDALFNMVTIMTGQKLHLLGMLTEAIHTPFISDRYLSIENAQYIFDAMEDLGSEIEYKKDGIMEKRCAEVLKNAVELLEEIDSYGLFNALEKGIFANVKRPIDGGKGLSGVVAKDETYFNPFIELMKGVY
- a CDS encoding beta-lysine 5,6-aminomutase beta subunit (product_source=KO:K18011; cath_funfam=3.40.50.280; cog=COG5012; ko=KO:K18011; pfam=PF02310,PF16554; superfamily=117778,52242), with the translated sequence MSQFDPKNVLPYGDTMNDGKVQLSFSLPVNNDQKGIEAAKLVAKNMGLENPLVPYAHALDEGFTFYVVYGEMKKGINYDDIKVVEVETDVMDMHETDDFIKEHIKRKIVVVGASTGTDAHTVGIDAIMNMKGFAGHYGLERYDMIDAYNLGSQVENEEFIAKAIELNADVLLVSQTVTQKDVHIENMTNLIELLEASNLRDKVILCCGGPRVSHELAKELGYDAGFGPGKFADDVASYIVNEMVERGIK